One bacterium DNA segment encodes these proteins:
- the glpX gene encoding class II fructose-bisphosphatase, protein MDRNMALEMVRVTEAAALSCAQWMGRGDKDSADRAAVESMRERFNALDFNGTVVIGEGERDEAPMLYIGEKVGKGTGKAMDIALDPLECTDSCAYGRPNAMSVVALGPSGCFLHAPDTYMEKIAVGYQAREAIDLDKPFETNLQQIREAKKMKMEELTIAVLDRPRHNDLIARIRKLGARIRLISDGDVSAAIATARPDTGVDVLMGIGGAPEGVLAAAALRCLGGEIQGKLRFQNNEERERATRMGVKDLDKIYKSDELAMGHDVMFCATGVTDGELLDGVRFSREGSNTHSVVMRLQTRTIRFIETFHHYHSGPE, encoded by the coding sequence ATGGATAGAAATATGGCATTGGAAATGGTGCGGGTGACTGAGGCGGCAGCGCTTTCCTGTGCCCAGTGGATGGGGCGCGGCGACAAAGACTCAGCCGACCGGGCTGCTGTCGAGTCGATGCGCGAACGCTTCAATGCCCTCGATTTCAATGGCACAGTGGTAATCGGCGAAGGGGAACGCGACGAGGCACCGATGCTCTATATCGGCGAGAAGGTCGGCAAAGGCACCGGCAAGGCGATGGATATTGCCCTTGACCCTCTGGAATGCACCGATTCTTGCGCTTATGGCCGCCCGAACGCCATGTCGGTCGTGGCCTTGGGACCGAGCGGATGCTTCCTGCACGCTCCGGATACCTACATGGAGAAGATCGCTGTCGGGTATCAGGCGCGCGAAGCTATCGACCTCGACAAGCCGTTTGAGACCAACCTCCAGCAGATTCGCGAAGCCAAGAAGATGAAAATGGAAGAGTTGACGATTGCCGTCCTCGACCGGCCGCGACATAATGATTTAATTGCACGAATTAGGAAACTTGGAGCCCGTATCCGGCTTATATCAGATGGGGACGTTTCGGCAGCAATTGCCACTGCCCGGCCCGATACCGGCGTAGATGTATTGATGGGTATCGGCGGCGCCCCGGAAGGCGTTTTGGCTGCGGCGGCATTACGATGCCTCGGTGGAGAGATACAGGGCAAATTGCGCTTTCAGAACAACGAAGAGCGCGAGCGCGCGACCAGAATGGGTGTCAAAGATCTGGACAAGATTTACAAGTCCGACGAACTGGCGATGGGACACGATGTGATGTTCTGTGCGACCGGCGTCACCGACGGCGAACTGCTCGATGGAGTACGGTTCAGCCGCGAAGGCTCAAACACCCACTCGGTGGTGATGCGCCTGCAAACACGCACGATCCGTTTTATCGAAACATTTCACCACTATCACAGTGGACCTGAATAA